The Deltaproteobacteria bacterium nucleotide sequence TTATATAAAATCAAGAAAAAAGATGTATTTATCTCAAAAAGTTACACTATGTACTTTAACAGTTTTTCTGCCCGCAAGGTATTGATTTTATTGGATCGAGGGTGCTAAAATATTGCCTTTCGTGTCAAACTTGGGTTAAAAGAGGGAAAAAGATGAGCTTGCTAGAGGGTTTAGTGATCACGGGTATCTATGATTGGCTATGCCATAAGGGGGACCTATTGCTTGGGTGATTGTGTCCCCTCTCTTTCCCCTGCCCTTGCACCCTGACAATCCAAAGATGAGAGGGTTCCCAAGATAGTGCTCATCAGCATCCTCGTGGGGCTCCATGAAAAGTATTTAAGGACTAAGAAATGAAGACAAAAAAGAAGAGGATACAATTTTCTATCTGGTACCTCCTGTTCGCTCTGTGGGCCCTGATCCTGATCAATAGCTATTTTATGGCCCCTCAGAAGCTAAAGATCACCTACAGTCAATTTAAGGACCTCCTGGCCGAGGGAAGCGTCAAGGAAGTGATCATAGACAAGGAAAAGATCGAAGGAAGGGCCCTCATTTCCGACGAAAAGGGGGAGAAGGAGAAGACCTTTGTAACAATCAGGGTAGAAGACCCGGACCTGGCCAAGGAATTACGTCAATACGGGGTTGCCTTCTCTGGAAGACACGAAAATACCTTTTTGAAAAACCTCCTCTCGTGGATCATCCCTATGCTCCTCTTCGTGGGGATCTGGATGTTCCTCATGCGCAGGATGGGGAGGGGTCCTGAGTTCATGTCCGTCGGGCGCTCCAAGGCCAAGATCTACGCCGAGGATCAACTCGAGGTCACCTTCAACGATGTGGCCGGTGTGGACGAGGCCAAGGAGGAACTAAAGGAGACCGTTGAGTTCCTGAAGAATCCAAACAAATTCACCCACCTAGGGGGAAAGCTCCCTAAAGGGCTATTACTAGTAGGGCCCCCTGGTTGTGGCAAGACCCTTTTGGCCAAGGCTGTGGCCGGAGAGGCCAAGGTTCCCTTTTTCAGTATCAGCGGCTCCGAATTTGTGGAGATGTTTGTGGGGGTTGGGGCGGCCAGGGTGAGGGACCTCTTCGCCCGTGCCCAGGAAAAGGCCCCCTGTATTATCTTCCTTGATGAATTAGACGCCCTGGGCAAGGCCAGAGGGATTAACCCCGTAGGAGGGCACGACGAGCGAGAGCAGACCCTAAACCAACTCTTGGTGGAGATGGATGGCTTCGATACCAAAAAGGGGGTCATCCTTATGGCCGCTACCAACCGTCCGGAGATCCTGGATCCGGCCCTGCTGCGCGCAGGGAGGTTTGACCGTCACATCTTGGTGGACCGACCTGACATCAAGGGCAGAGAGGCCATCCTCAAGGTCCACGCCAAGGGGGTAAAGCTGGCCAATGACGTGGACTTCAAGGCCTTGGCCGGGATGACCCCGGGGTTTACAGGGGCCAATCTGGCCAATGTAGTCAATGAGGGGGCCCTTTTGGCCGCCAGAAGGGACAAAGAGGCCGTGGGGATGGCCGAGATGGAGGAGGCCATCGAACGGATCGTGGCAGGACCGGAAAAGAAGGCCCGGGTGATAAATGAGCAGGAGCGCCAGATCGTGGCCTATCACGAGGTGGGGCATGCCTTGGTGGCCCTCTCTGTGTCGAACGCCGATCCCGTGCAGAAGGTCTCCATCATCCCTCGGGGGATAGCGGCCCTGGGCTACACCCTCCAACGGCCTACTGAAGACAGATATCTGATGACCAAATCGGAGCTTATCGACAAGCTCACTGTCCTGCTGGGAGGGAGGGTGGCAGAGGAACTGGTCTTCGATGAGGTCTCCACCGGTGCCCAGAACGACCTCGTCAAGGCCACCGACATCGCCAGGAGCATGGTGAAGGAATACGGTATGAGTGAAAGATTGGGTTTGGTGGCCTTCGAAAGGGAGCGGCAACCCCTCTACCTCCAGGTCCCCCAGGGCCCCTCCTCTAAGGAATATAGCGAGGAGACGTCTCGGGAGATAGACTCAGAGATAAGTAGGATCGTGGAAGAGGCCCACAGGCGTGCCAAGCAGATCCTCACCGAAAAGAGGGGCCTATTGGACAAGGTAGCCCACATCCTCTTGGAAAAGGAGGTAATCGAGGGGGATGATCTCAAAAGGCTCGTCTTCGAGGCAGCCTAACATGACCCGCAACCCCATCCCCCAAATCCTCTCCCGTGTCAAGAGGACCATCCATCAGCATCAAATGATATTACCTGGTGAGCAACTCGGAGTAGCGGTGTCCGGGGGGATCGATTCGGTGGTCCTCTTGGACACCCTGGCAAGCCTGAGGGAAGAGCTTCATATATCCTTGATGGTGCTCCACCTCAACCATGGGATCAGGGGGGAGGAGGCAAAAAGAGACCAGAGATTCGTCCAAGATTTGAGTAAAAGTTATGCCCTTGCCTGCATCAGCAAAAAGGTCGATGTCCCCAGCTATATGAGGGAGGCATCCCTCTCCCTGCAGGAGGCGGCCCGAGAACTGAGGTATCGCTTCTTTGAGGAGGTGATGGAAACCCATGACCTGGACAAGGTGGTCTTGGGCCAGACTGCCGATGACCAGGCGGAGACCGTCCTGATGAGGTTCATCAAGGGTGGGGGGACAAGGGGGCTCAAGGGGATACCCTATGTCCGGGGGGGGTATATCCGCCCCCTGCTCGATGTATGGCGTGAAGAGCTACAGGAATATGCCCAGCAAAGGGGGCTTGCGTTCGTGGAGGACAGTTCTAACCTAAAGAAGACCTATCTCCGGAACCGAATCCGCCATGAACTGCTCCCCTACCTGAGCGATTACAACCCCAACATCAAGGAACGCCTCCTTCAACTGGCCCAGATCCTGGGCGAAGACGAACTCTACCTGGAAAAGCTGGCGCAGGAGGTGGCTAAGGGGATGGTCAAAAGAGATAATGAAGAGGTCTCCATCCCCATCCCTCAACTCCTCTGCCTCCCTTCGGCCTTGCGGGTTAGGGTCCTGCAGAGGTCTTTTGAACGTATATCCTCGGGAAAGGTGCTGGAGTACCCCCATCTGAAGGGGGTCTTACGGATGGCCCAGGAGGGGGGAGGGAGCAAAAGGATGCCACTTCCCGGGGGCCTTTGGGCAGTAAGGGTCTACGACACCCTTATCCTGAGAAAAGAGGAAGGGATAAAAGAAGAAAGGTTAAAGGAAACCGCCCTGCAAGTTCCGGGGCGGACAACACTGGATGGTCTCAAGATGGTGATAGAGGCCACGATCTACGAAGGGCAAACCTCCCCTCGACCAGATCCACAAGAGGCCTATCTCGACTATGATCGGCTGGTATTTCCGCTCCGCTTGAGGTCTTACCGGCCTGGAGACAGCTTTATCCCTTTGGGAATGAAAGGCAGAAAGAAGCTCAAGGAATTCTTCATCGACCTGAAGATCCCTCGCACGCAAAGGGGGAAGATCCCCTTGGTAACCTCGGGTGCAGATATATGCTGGGTGGTGGACTGGAGGATAGATGAGAGGTTTAAAGTGGGGGAAGGGACAAAAAAGACCCTGAAGTTGACCTTGATAAGGCTATAAGGTCCTTCTCCAAAAAAGTTGCTAAAAAGGGTCCAAGGATTCAAAATGAAGGGTTCTAGGATTCCAGGATTCTAGGGCTTGCGGCGAGCTCCCTTCGGTCTGAGCGTTCGACTGAGCTCACGCCGAAGTCTCAGGGTCGAAGACAGCCGAGCGGTCTGTATTTATTGACCCCTTAAATCCTTTCAATTCCACCAACCTGCCTGTGCTAATGACAGACAGGCTAAATTGGAGGAGATCCATCTATAATAGATCCTCCTGTGCTGCACCCCCCTCTTCTTCCATGGCCTCCTCCACCATCTGGTCGAAGTCTTCCCCCATATCCTCCCCTAGCTCCCTCCCCATGCTCTTCATCCAACGGGCCATGGAGCGAGGGTCCCTCTCATCAATATCCCCCAGACGGGAAGGATCAGCCAGGCGTTCCAAACGGTCCTCATCCGAGCGCAAAAAGGAGACTCGTGAGATGAGCTTGGAGAGGTTTTTCCCTCCACAATGCTTGCAGACAGGGCGAAAATCCTCTACCTTGAGGACCAAAAAGGTCGAGCGGCGCCCACAATCCTCACACCTATACTCGTAAATGGGCATCATCCACCTCCTTCGGCCTCCGGCCTCTCCAAAAAGAGGGGTTCATCGATGTCGAGGACCTT carries:
- the ftsH gene encoding ATP-dependent zinc metalloprotease FtsH — translated: MKTKKKRIQFSIWYLLFALWALILINSYFMAPQKLKITYSQFKDLLAEGSVKEVIIDKEKIEGRALISDEKGEKEKTFVTIRVEDPDLAKELRQYGVAFSGRHENTFLKNLLSWIIPMLLFVGIWMFLMRRMGRGPEFMSVGRSKAKIYAEDQLEVTFNDVAGVDEAKEELKETVEFLKNPNKFTHLGGKLPKGLLLVGPPGCGKTLLAKAVAGEAKVPFFSISGSEFVEMFVGVGAARVRDLFARAQEKAPCIIFLDELDALGKARGINPVGGHDEREQTLNQLLVEMDGFDTKKGVILMAATNRPEILDPALLRAGRFDRHILVDRPDIKGREAILKVHAKGVKLANDVDFKALAGMTPGFTGANLANVVNEGALLAARRDKEAVGMAEMEEAIERIVAGPEKKARVINEQERQIVAYHEVGHALVALSVSNADPVQKVSIIPRGIAALGYTLQRPTEDRYLMTKSELIDKLTVLLGGRVAEELVFDEVSTGAQNDLVKATDIARSMVKEYGMSERLGLVAFERERQPLYLQVPQGPSSKEYSEETSREIDSEISRIVEEAHRRAKQILTEKRGLLDKVAHILLEKEVIEGDDLKRLVFEAA
- the tilS gene encoding tRNA lysidine(34) synthetase TilS, giving the protein MISKGSSSRQPNMTRNPIPQILSRVKRTIHQHQMILPGEQLGVAVSGGIDSVVLLDTLASLREELHISLMVLHLNHGIRGEEAKRDQRFVQDLSKSYALACISKKVDVPSYMREASLSLQEAARELRYRFFEEVMETHDLDKVVLGQTADDQAETVLMRFIKGGGTRGLKGIPYVRGGYIRPLLDVWREELQEYAQQRGLAFVEDSSNLKKTYLRNRIRHELLPYLSDYNPNIKERLLQLAQILGEDELYLEKLAQEVAKGMVKRDNEEVSIPIPQLLCLPSALRVRVLQRSFERISSGKVLEYPHLKGVLRMAQEGGGSKRMPLPGGLWAVRVYDTLILRKEEGIKEERLKETALQVPGRTTLDGLKMVIEATIYEGQTSPRPDPQEAYLDYDRLVFPLRLRSYRPGDSFIPLGMKGRKKLKEFFIDLKIPRTQRGKIPLVTSGADICWVVDWRIDERFKVGEGTKKTLKLTLIRL
- a CDS encoding zinc ribbon domain-containing protein, producing MPIYEYRCEDCGRRSTFLVLKVEDFRPVCKHCGGKNLSKLISRVSFLRSDEDRLERLADPSRLGDIDERDPRSMARWMKSMGRELGEDMGEDFDQMVEEAMEEEGGAAQEDLL